Proteins from a genomic interval of Thermovirga sp.:
- a CDS encoding (2Fe-2S) ferredoxin domain-containing protein — protein MKKITSLEDLRKIKEQSKDLTAARSGGKTRIIVGMGTCGIAAGAREVMTAILQELEKRGLTDITVETTGCIGMCQKEPLLDVIRPGEPRTTYGEVGPGDVPRIIVEHVVNGNIVEDKVVGQTD, from the coding sequence TTGAAGAAAATAACCAGTCTTGAGGACCTCAGGAAGATCAAGGAGCAATCGAAGGACCTCACAGCGGCCCGTTCCGGGGGAAAGACTAGGATCATCGTGGGAATGGGGACATGTGGCATCGCCGCTGGCGCGAGGGAGGTCATGACGGCCATCCTGCAGGAACTGGAAAAAAGGGGCCTCACGGATATAACCGTGGAGACCACGGGATGCATCGGGATGTGCCAGAAGGAACCGCTGTTGGACGTGATCCGTCCCGGCGAGCCCCGGACCACCTATGGTGAAGTCGGGCCTGGCGATGTTCCCAGGATCATCGTTGAACATGTCGTCAACGGCAACATTGTCGAGGACAAGGTTGTCGGACAAACTGACTAG
- a CDS encoding 4Fe-4S binding protein yields MALYRAHVLICKGTGCTASGSAPVFEAFKTELARRGLDKEVMLVETGCHGMCEMGPIVVVYPEGSFYCQVKPEDIPELVEEHLYKGRILQRLLYTTPDVEKKKIPHYRDIPFYGKQRRIVLRNCGYINPDNIEEYIARDGYQALAKVLLELPPEETLDIVKKSGLRGRGGAGFPAGRKWEFARMAPGDKKYIVCNADEGDPGAFMDRSVLEGDPHSVVEGMLIGAYVIGSDEGYIYCRAEYPLAIKRLNTAIEQATEMGLMGDNIMGTGFSFKLHIKEGAGAFVCGEETALMASIEGKRGMPNPRPPFPANSGLWGKPTNINNVETWANIPQIILNGAEWFSSVGTETSKGTKIFALTGKVNNTGLVEAPMGMTLREVIYDIGGGIPNDKKFKAVQLGGPSGGCLPESMLDTPVDYESINATGAIMGSGGMVVTDEDTCIVDFAKFFLTFVQNESCGKCPFCRIGTKRMLEILERICEGKGKLEDLDLLEDLAQKVKDGSLCALGGTAPNPVQTTIKYFRDEYLAHIVDKKCPAKVCTALIHYTIDPDKCIGCTRCARECPVSAISGEIKKPHLIDQDICIKCGRCMAVCPVKAISVE; encoded by the coding sequence ATGGCTTTGTATCGCGCCCACGTTCTGATATGCAAAGGAACAGGTTGTACCGCAAGCGGATCAGCACCCGTTTTTGAAGCCTTCAAAACGGAACTGGCCCGCCGAGGGCTAGACAAGGAAGTCATGCTCGTCGAGACGGGTTGCCATGGCATGTGCGAAATGGGACCCATCGTCGTGGTCTACCCGGAGGGATCCTTCTACTGCCAAGTGAAGCCCGAGGACATACCGGAGCTCGTCGAAGAACATCTTTACAAGGGCCGGATCCTTCAGCGGCTCCTTTACACAACCCCTGACGTAGAAAAGAAAAAGATACCTCATTACAGGGACATTCCTTTCTACGGCAAGCAACGCAGGATCGTCCTGCGCAATTGCGGCTACATAAATCCCGACAACATCGAGGAATACATCGCCAGGGACGGATACCAGGCCCTGGCCAAGGTCCTCCTCGAGCTGCCTCCGGAAGAGACACTGGATATCGTGAAGAAATCAGGCCTCAGGGGACGCGGGGGGGCAGGTTTCCCCGCGGGCAGGAAATGGGAGTTCGCCAGGATGGCCCCCGGGGATAAGAAATATATTGTCTGCAACGCCGACGAGGGAGACCCCGGGGCTTTCATGGACCGATCGGTCCTCGAGGGCGACCCCCACAGCGTCGTCGAAGGAATGCTCATTGGGGCCTACGTCATAGGCTCCGACGAGGGGTATATTTACTGCCGTGCCGAATACCCCCTGGCCATCAAACGCCTCAATACCGCTATCGAGCAGGCTACCGAGATGGGCCTCATGGGCGACAACATAATGGGCACGGGTTTCTCCTTCAAGCTCCATATCAAGGAAGGTGCCGGGGCCTTTGTCTGCGGCGAAGAGACCGCCCTCATGGCTTCCATCGAGGGCAAGCGAGGCATGCCCAACCCTCGCCCCCCCTTCCCGGCCAACTCGGGCCTTTGGGGAAAACCAACCAATATCAATAACGTGGAAACCTGGGCTAATATCCCGCAGATCATCCTCAACGGCGCCGAATGGTTCAGCAGCGTTGGAACGGAAACTTCGAAGGGGACGAAGATATTCGCCCTTACCGGGAAGGTGAACAACACCGGCCTCGTGGAAGCCCCCATGGGTATGACCCTCAGGGAAGTCATCTACGATATAGGGGGCGGCATTCCCAATGACAAGAAGTTCAAAGCCGTTCAGCTAGGCGGTCCGTCGGGGGGATGCCTGCCCGAATCGATGCTCGACACCCCCGTCGATTATGAGTCGATCAACGCTACCGGCGCTATCATGGGTTCCGGTGGCATGGTGGTCACCGACGAGGATACCTGTATCGTTGACTTCGCGAAGTTCTTCCTCACCTTCGTCCAGAACGAATCCTGCGGCAAGTGCCCCTTCTGCAGGATAGGGACGAAGAGAATGCTGGAAATCCTAGAACGGATCTGCGAAGGCAAGGGTAAGTTGGAAGACCTGGATCTGCTGGAAGACCTCGCCCAAAAGGTCAAAGACGGTTCCCTCTGCGCCCTGGGGGGGACGGCACCCAACCCGGTCCAGACCACGATAAAATATTTCCGTGACGAGTACCTCGCGCACATCGTCGACAAGAAATGTCCGGCCAAGGTCTGCACGGCCCTCATTCATTACACCATCGACCCCGACAAGTGCATCGGGTGCACCCGGTGTGCCCGCGAATGCCCGGTCAGCGCGATAAGCGGCGAGATCAAGAAACCCCATCTCATCGACCAGGACATTTGCATAAAGTGCGGACGATGCATGGCCGTATGCCCGGTCAAGGCGATAAGCGTTGAATAA